The following coding sequences are from one Capsicum annuum cultivar UCD-10X-F1 chromosome 3, UCD10Xv1.1, whole genome shotgun sequence window:
- the LOC124896638 gene encoding uncharacterized protein LOC124896638: MANDKGAALLEFARAFGLVVVNSSFSKKKEHLVTFRSRVAKTQIDFLLLRKEVRALCKDCKVTPSENVATQHRLLVMDLAIKKGKLSQGGKGRPRFRESAREVLVISRGWSGRFQEDWWWNEDVNKKVKSKKVAYGDRGVVLGELELFEECRDFGFCRRFKVEEVNEAIRKMRRGRVMGLDEILVDFWKFSGGTELRWLTNLFNNIFKSANMSEAWR; this comes from the exons ATGGC GAATGACAAGGGAGCTGCTCtcttggagtttgcgagggcctttggatTGGTAGTAGTAAACTCCAGCTTTTCGAAGAAGAAAGAGCATTTGGTTACTTTCCGTAGTAGGgtagccaagacccagattgactttctgCTACTTAGGAAGGAAGTTAGAGCTTTGTGCAAGGATTGTAAGGTAACCCCGAGTGAGAATGTTGCGACTCAGCATAGActtctagtgatggacttggCTATCAAGAAAGGCAAGTTGAGTCAGGGTGGGAAGGGCCGACCTAGATTTAG GGAGTCTGCTAGGGAGGTGTTAGTTATTTCGAGGGGTTGGTCTGGACGGTTTCAGgaggattggtggtggaatgaagatgttAATAAGAAGGTGAAGTCGAAGAAGGTGGCTTACG gggacAGAGGtgttgtgttaggggagttggagcttTTCGAGGAGTGTCGCGACTTTGGCTTTTGTCGGCgctttaaggtagaggaggtcaaTGAGGCTATTCGTaagatgcgaaggggtagggtgATGGGGCTCGAtgagattttggtggatttttggaagttctctggCGGGACAGAGTTAAGGTGGCTGACCAActtatttaacaatattttcaagtcagcaAATATGTCTGAGGCGTGGAGATGA